One window from the genome of Pedobacter schmidteae encodes:
- a CDS encoding ABC transporter substrate-binding protein codes for MHRMINNIFYVLLILAFFSCKNKSSDTEKKVFNMNLDQNVTSLDPAFARNQNAIWMINQIFNGLVQIDSTLTPLPCIAKSWQVADDHLTYTFNLRNDVYFHNHPLFPGGKGRRVVAEDFKYSFYRLIDPKVASSGGWIFSDKVKDINSFKALNDSTFQVKLIKPFPAFINLLTTQYCSVVPKEIVEHYGKDFRSHPIGTGPFKFKYWKEDEILVLLKNEHYWEKQNGQQLPFLDAVKVTFISDKQSAFMNFIKKDLDYFDKVDGSYRDDILTKSGKMTSKYKGKFRLRKGPYLCTEYVGILVDTSKIIAKNSPLKFKKVRQAINYAIDKPKLIKYLRNSIGMPATSGFIPHGMPGFDSVAVRGYHYEPQKAAQLLAEAGFPNGKGMPQITLSTSTTYKDLIEFIQGELNAIGIHVKVDVSPNASLRDLISKNGVNFFRGSWIADYPDGENYMAMFYSKNKVPNGPNYTGYFNDDFDRLFEQSYYESDNQKRYLLYQKMDRMIVEYANVVPILYDQSLTMTQNNISGYSLNALNLMILKTVKKE; via the coding sequence ATGCACCGTATGATAAACAATATTTTTTATGTGCTGTTGATTTTAGCCTTCTTCTCCTGTAAAAATAAATCTTCCGACACGGAAAAAAAGGTTTTTAACATGAACCTGGATCAGAATGTAACCTCGCTGGACCCTGCTTTTGCACGAAATCAGAATGCCATATGGATGATCAACCAGATTTTTAACGGTTTAGTACAGATAGACAGCACATTAACACCACTACCCTGCATCGCAAAAAGCTGGCAGGTGGCCGATGATCACTTAACTTACACTTTTAATCTGCGCAATGATGTTTACTTCCACAACCACCCTCTATTTCCAGGTGGAAAAGGCCGGAGAGTAGTTGCCGAAGACTTTAAATATAGTTTTTACCGACTGATTGATCCTAAAGTGGCCTCATCCGGTGGCTGGATATTTAGCGACAAAGTAAAAGATATCAACAGTTTCAAAGCACTAAACGACAGTACTTTTCAGGTGAAGCTGATTAAACCATTTCCGGCCTTCATCAACCTGCTGACTACCCAATATTGCTCTGTAGTACCTAAGGAAATTGTTGAACATTACGGTAAGGATTTCAGGAGTCATCCCATAGGCACAGGCCCTTTTAAATTTAAATACTGGAAAGAGGACGAGATTCTGGTGCTGTTGAAAAATGAGCATTACTGGGAAAAACAAAACGGACAGCAACTCCCCTTTCTGGATGCGGTAAAGGTGACCTTCATCAGCGATAAACAAAGTGCTTTTATGAATTTCATTAAAAAGGACCTTGATTATTTTGATAAGGTGGATGGCAGTTACCGGGATGATATTCTGACTAAAAGTGGCAAAATGACCAGTAAATACAAGGGCAAGTTTCGCCTGCGCAAAGGACCTTATTTGTGTACCGAATATGTGGGCATATTGGTAGACACGTCAAAAATAATTGCCAAAAACTCACCCTTAAAGTTCAAAAAAGTACGTCAGGCCATTAATTACGCTATAGATAAACCCAAACTGATCAAATATTTAAGAAATAGCATTGGTATGCCGGCCACATCAGGTTTTATACCACATGGCATGCCGGGTTTTGATAGCGTGGCGGTTAGGGGCTATCATTATGAACCTCAAAAAGCCGCACAACTACTGGCCGAAGCAGGCTTTCCTAATGGTAAGGGCATGCCGCAGATTACATTGAGTACATCGACCACTTATAAAGATCTGATTGAATTTATACAGGGTGAACTGAATGCCATTGGCATTCATGTAAAGGTAGATGTAAGCCCCAATGCCAGTCTACGGGACCTGATCTCAAAGAATGGAGTTAATTTTTTCAGGGGATCGTGGATAGCAGATTATCCGGACGGAGAGAATTACATGGCCATGTTTTACTCCAAAAATAAAGTACCTAATGGCCCTAACTACACGGGCTATTTTAATGACGATTTTGACAGGTTGTTTGAGCAGAGCTATTATGAAAGCGACAATCAAAAGCGCTACCTGCTGTATCAGAAAATGGATAGAATGATTGTAGAATATGCCAATGTGGTTCCGATACTTTATGATCAGTCGCTGACCATGACACAGAATAACATCAGCGGATATTCGCTGAATGCACTGAACCTAATGATATTGAAAACGGTGAAGAAGGAATAA
- a CDS encoding NADPH-dependent FMN reductase, translated as MVTIISGTNRPGSNTLKVAEYYQKTLAQKGLQTHLFNLEDLPEHLMTADLYGKRSPEFAPIQELIAATSKFLFIIPEYNGSFPGVLKTFIDACNFPESFYDKKAALVGLSSGKYGNIRGIDHFGGVCSYLHLNVLPLRIHISAIKTELDEQGNLFKEDTVKFTGQQMDKFIAF; from the coding sequence ATGGTAACCATCATATCGGGGACAAACAGGCCTGGAAGTAACACTTTAAAAGTTGCGGAATACTATCAGAAAACATTGGCACAAAAAGGGTTACAAACTCATCTTTTTAATCTCGAGGATCTTCCCGAACACCTGATGACTGCGGATCTTTATGGCAAAAGGAGCCCCGAATTTGCACCAATACAGGAACTGATTGCAGCCACCAGTAAATTTCTTTTTATTATACCCGAATACAACGGCAGTTTCCCGGGCGTACTCAAAACGTTTATTGATGCCTGTAACTTCCCCGAAAGTTTTTATGATAAAAAAGCCGCATTGGTAGGTCTATCCTCCGGAAAATATGGAAACATACGTGGAATAGATCATTTTGGCGGCGTTTGCAGTTACCTGCACCTAAATGTGCTTCCCTTAAGAATTCACATTTCGGCCATAAAAACTGAGCTGGACGAGCAGGGTAATCTCTTTAAAGAAGATACGGTAAAATTTACCGGCCAGCAGATGGATAAATTTATTGCGTTTTAA
- a CDS encoding ParA family protein, producing MSKIIALANQKGGVGKTTSSINLAASLAVLEYRTLLVDADPQANSTSGIGFDPRNIKNSIYECIINDIEPMDAIQKTETPNLDLLPAHIDLVGAEIEMINLNNREYKMKAVMEKIKDQYDFIIIDCSPSLGLITINALTAADSVIIPVQCEYFALEGLGKLLNTIKIVQNRLNPELEIEGILLTMYDVRLRLSNQVVEEVKTHFQELVFETIIQRNTRLSEAPSYGVSVIMHDANCKGAINYLNLAREIVRKNGLVAAEQDVNTATI from the coding sequence ATGAGTAAAATTATTGCATTGGCAAATCAAAAAGGTGGCGTAGGTAAAACGACTTCATCTATAAACTTAGCCGCAAGTTTAGCCGTACTGGAATACAGAACATTATTGGTGGATGCAGATCCTCAGGCCAACTCTACCTCCGGTATTGGTTTTGATCCAAGAAATATCAAAAACAGCATCTACGAGTGTATCATCAATGATATCGAACCAATGGATGCGATACAAAAAACGGAAACGCCTAACCTCGACCTGTTGCCAGCTCATATTGACCTTGTTGGTGCCGAGATTGAAATGATCAATCTGAACAACAGGGAGTATAAAATGAAAGCGGTGATGGAGAAAATTAAAGATCAGTACGACTTTATCATCATTGACTGTTCACCTTCATTGGGTTTAATTACCATTAATGCGCTTACTGCAGCCGATTCAGTGATCATTCCGGTACAGTGCGAATATTTTGCATTGGAAGGTTTAGGTAAGTTGCTGAACACAATTAAAATTGTACAAAACCGTTTAAATCCTGAGTTGGAAATTGAAGGTATTTTGTTGACGATGTATGATGTACGTTTGCGCTTGTCTAACCAGGTGGTAGAAGAAGTGAAAACGCATTTTCAGGAACTTGTTTTTGAAACCATTATTCAAAGAAATACCCGCTTAAGTGAAGCGCCAAGTTATGGCGTGTCGGTAATTATGCACGACGCGAACTGTAAAGGAGCAATCAATTATCTAAACCTGGCACGTGAGATCGTTCGTAAAAACGGACTGGTTGCAGCAGAGCAGGATGTAAATACGGCAACTATATAA
- a CDS encoding ParB/RepB/Spo0J family partition protein codes for MTSFQRKTGLGRGLSALLDDSDSVNPPKSEVNPVSETRQESQPNNNSIGLINISEIETNPYQPRTEFDQVALNELAESIKVQGLIQPITVRKQPGANQYQLISGERRLRASKLAGLTQVPAYVRGANDQQMLEMALIENIQRENLNAIEVALSFQRMLDECNLKQEQLGERVGKNRTTVTNYLRLLKLPPVIQISIRDQKISMGHARALINVEQEEKQLFIHQEIIDKGLSVRKVEELVRSINSVEVKPKFQLKSKAVPAEYQKLQKDLTSKFATKVKLKVGENGKGAIEIPFMSDDDLNRILELLDW; via the coding sequence ATGACATCTTTTCAGCGAAAAACAGGTTTAGGCAGAGGGCTAAGTGCGCTTTTGGATGATAGCGATTCTGTTAATCCGCCTAAAAGCGAGGTTAACCCGGTAAGTGAAACCCGGCAGGAAAGCCAGCCGAATAACAATAGCATCGGACTGATCAATATCAGTGAGATAGAAACCAATCCATACCAGCCACGTACCGAGTTTGATCAGGTGGCCTTAAATGAATTGGCAGAATCGATTAAAGTGCAGGGCCTTATTCAACCCATTACGGTTAGAAAGCAGCCGGGTGCAAACCAATATCAGTTGATATCAGGTGAACGCAGATTAAGAGCATCCAAATTGGCCGGCTTAACGCAGGTGCCTGCTTATGTACGGGGTGCCAATGATCAGCAAATGCTGGAAATGGCGTTGATCGAAAATATTCAGCGCGAAAACCTGAATGCCATTGAGGTTGCCCTGAGCTTCCAGCGTATGCTGGACGAATGTAACCTGAAACAGGAACAATTGGGCGAACGTGTAGGCAAAAATCGTACTACAGTAACCAATTACCTGCGCTTGTTAAAGCTGCCACCGGTTATCCAGATCTCTATCCGTGATCAGAAAATATCTATGGGACATGCCCGTGCATTAATTAATGTAGAGCAGGAAGAAAAACAATTGTTTATCCATCAGGAGATTATTGATAAAGGACTATCTGTAAGAAAAGTAGAGGAATTGGTACGGAGCATCAATAGCGTAGAGGTGAAACCTAAATTTCAGCTGAAATCGAAAGCTGTGCCCGCCGAATATCAGAAACTACAAAAAGACCTGACCTCTAAGTTTGCAACTAAAGTAAAATTAAAGGTTGGCGAAAATGGCAAAGGCGCTATTGAAATTCCATTTATGTCGGACGATGATCTGAACAGGATTTTAGAGTTATTAGACTGGTAA
- a CDS encoding DUF5683 domain-containing protein: protein MYKILLLSVCLFFAVSAAKAQEKLTVKKDSTKVGNKPDSSVTDSVKPYVNQGKIAGRRAAIRSAMLPGLGQIRNGFNLYRGIKVAGIYTGATMLTLAYIDNSKQYNIFIDELEYRSQNGGKSPPNSPYANSPTDRLIQAKDIYRRNKQVIIFSYAGLYLLNIVEAYIDARLANFDVGDVASIKIRPDLLNTNQMYGFNTFAPGMKIAISF, encoded by the coding sequence ATGTACAAAATACTGCTATTGTCGGTTTGCTTGTTCTTTGCTGTTTCAGCAGCAAAGGCTCAGGAAAAACTGACCGTAAAAAAAGATAGCACAAAAGTTGGCAATAAGCCCGACAGTTCAGTTACAGATTCTGTAAAGCCCTATGTTAACCAGGGAAAAATTGCCGGAAGAAGGGCCGCCATCAGATCGGCCATGTTGCCGGGCCTGGGGCAAATACGAAATGGTTTTAATCTTTATAGAGGTATAAAGGTGGCGGGTATATATACCGGTGCTACTATGCTTACGTTAGCATACATCGATAATTCCAAACAGTACAACATTTTTATTGATGAACTGGAGTATCGGAGTCAAAATGGAGGCAAGTCGCCTCCCAATAGTCCGTATGCCAATTCTCCTACTGATCGTCTGATCCAGGCAAAGGATATTTACAGACGAAACAAACAGGTGATCATTTTTTCGTATGCAGGATTATATTTGCTTAATATTGTTGAAGCATATATTGATGCCCGTTTGGCCAATTTTGATGTAGGTGATGTGGCGAGCATAAAGATTAGACCCGATCTGTTGAATACCAACCAGATGTATGGATTTAATACCTTTGCACCGGGAATGAAAATTGCAATCAGCTTTTAA
- the dapB gene encoding 4-hydroxy-tetrahydrodipicolinate reductase, whose translation MKIALLGYGKMGQIIERFALERGHEIVLKINIDNTADLTTANLSKADVAIDFSAPDAALSNIYACFDANLPVVVGTTGWYGELQQVKNDCLSRNNTLLYGSNFSIGVNLFFHISKLMAKLMNDFPAYEVQVEEIHHTQKLDAPSGTAMTLAEGIIEGLDRKKEWVNELVGTQFDEVVKKEQLLIESHRIENVPGTHTVLYSSEVDEIELKHTAHNRSGFALGAVVAAEWLQNKQGFYNIADIFNFK comes from the coding sequence ATGAAAATAGCTTTACTTGGTTACGGTAAAATGGGGCAGATCATCGAACGTTTTGCTTTGGAAAGAGGCCATGAGATTGTCTTAAAAATCAATATCGACAATACTGCCGATTTAACCACGGCCAATTTGTCGAAGGCAGATGTGGCCATCGACTTTAGTGCCCCGGATGCCGCATTGAGCAATATATACGCCTGTTTTGATGCCAACCTACCGGTAGTAGTAGGTACTACAGGTTGGTATGGAGAGTTGCAGCAGGTAAAAAACGACTGCCTGAGCCGTAACAATACTTTACTTTATGGATCAAACTTTAGCATAGGTGTTAATCTGTTTTTTCACATCAGCAAACTAATGGCTAAACTAATGAACGATTTCCCGGCTTATGAAGTCCAGGTTGAAGAAATTCACCATACCCAGAAACTGGATGCTCCAAGTGGTACAGCTATGACCCTTGCCGAAGGTATCATTGAAGGATTAGACCGAAAAAAGGAATGGGTAAATGAACTGGTAGGTACCCAATTTGATGAGGTGGTTAAAAAAGAGCAATTATTGATCGAATCGCACCGGATTGAAAATGTACCCGGAACACATACCGTATTATACAGCTCGGAAGTAGATGAGATTGAATTGAAACATACTGCACATAACCGGTCGGGCTTTGCGCTTGGAGCAGTAGTGGCGGCAGAATGGTTACAAAATAAACAGGGCTTTTATAATATAGCCGATATATTTAATTTTAAATAA
- the lepB gene encoding signal peptidase I — protein MSWKFWQKSKDDKPKKKKTRTREWVDAIIFAVVAATIIRVFFIEAYTIPTASMERSLLVGDFLFVSKVNYGARIPMTPIAFPFAHHTMPITGTKAYWDGVQWKFRRLPGLSDIKRNDVVVFNYPQGDTVALEQQDVDYYQMVRAEGWAAINSRYTIVSRPVDKRENYIKRCIGIAGDTITMSRGLVSVNGKPEKLKTSGQISYEVTFKTPDVNPAVFEDLGFNISDDIRGTMTPNVYTFNGTEEMMNKVKKLDFIQSVKEFTALPGEREGDIFPYDKNRNWNVDNFGPIIIPKKGWTVKLDSVTMPLYERSIRIYEGNKLEKSGNGWLINGKPADSYTFKMDYYWMMGDNRHRSADSRYWGFVPEDHIVGKALFIWMSYDTNGSFFSKIRWSRLLRGIH, from the coding sequence ATGAGTTGGAAATTCTGGCAAAAAAGTAAAGACGATAAGCCGAAGAAGAAAAAAACAAGAACCAGGGAATGGGTTGATGCCATCATTTTTGCGGTAGTTGCTGCAACCATCATCCGGGTTTTCTTTATTGAGGCTTACACCATTCCTACAGCTTCAATGGAAAGATCTTTGCTGGTTGGCGATTTCTTATTTGTGAGTAAAGTGAATTACGGGGCAAGGATACCTATGACCCCAATTGCATTTCCTTTTGCCCATCATACCATGCCAATTACTGGTACAAAAGCTTATTGGGATGGGGTACAATGGAAATTCCGCAGACTGCCCGGTTTGTCCGACATCAAAAGAAATGACGTAGTTGTTTTTAATTACCCTCAAGGTGATACGGTAGCCCTGGAACAACAGGATGTAGATTACTACCAGATGGTGAGGGCCGAAGGTTGGGCTGCCATCAACAGCAGGTATACCATAGTGAGTAGACCGGTTGATAAGCGGGAAAACTATATCAAACGTTGTATCGGTATTGCGGGAGATACGATTACGATGAGTCGTGGATTGGTGTCTGTTAATGGAAAACCGGAGAAACTAAAAACAAGCGGACAAATCAGTTATGAGGTAACCTTCAAAACACCTGATGTAAACCCGGCCGTATTTGAAGATTTAGGTTTTAACATCTCTGACGACATCAGGGGTACCATGACACCTAATGTATATACCTTTAACGGAACGGAAGAGATGATGAACAAAGTGAAAAAACTCGACTTCATCCAATCCGTAAAGGAATTTACTGCTTTGCCAGGCGAACGTGAAGGTGATATTTTTCCTTATGATAAAAACAGGAACTGGAATGTGGATAATTTTGGGCCGATCATCATCCCTAAAAAAGGCTGGACAGTTAAGTTAGATAGTGTTACCATGCCGCTTTATGAAAGAAGCATCCGTATTTATGAAGGCAATAAGCTGGAAAAATCTGGCAACGGGTGGTTGATCAATGGCAAGCCGGCCGATAGTTATACCTTTAAAATGGATTATTACTGGATGATGGGCGACAACAGGCACAGATCTGCCGATTCCCGTTACTGGGGCTTTGTTCCCGAAGATCATATTGTTGGAAAAGCATTGTTCATCTGGATGAGTTATGATACCAACGGCTCTTTCTTTAGTAAAATCAGGTGGAGCAGATTGCTTAGAGGAATACATTAG
- a CDS encoding ROK family protein, producing MSIPVKKYQQLRKEVIRHLYYNEMLTLTELSALSSKSLPLVTSVVNGLLADGYVLEYGLAPSTGGRRALTFLLNPNKKRYVVAVAMDQLVTQVVIYDLLNRAQNDIEVITMQPANDQESVNELIQLIKRHIGNSGIPYDQLLGVGIGMPGFVSAEEGINHSFFRVKGDGNLRTYLSKEIGLPVFIDNDSSLIALAELKFGIGKGHKDVMVVNVGWGIGLGMIINGAIFRGHSGHAGEFSHIPLSQSNKLCSCGKRGCLEVDTSLLVLVEKAKSEMAMGASSSMEVLFQDESKLQGDQFLVAAKKGDPLAVSILSEASFLIGKGLATLIHIMNPKLIVLSGRGAKAGRILMAPIQQAINEFCIPRLAAHTDIKVSTLTTTPQLIGAATLVLEHCQFF from the coding sequence TTGAGCATACCAGTTAAAAAATATCAGCAGCTAAGAAAGGAGGTGATCCGGCACTTGTATTACAACGAGATGCTTACCCTTACCGAGCTGAGCGCATTAAGTAGCAAAAGCCTGCCTTTGGTTACCAGTGTGGTTAATGGTCTTTTGGCCGATGGTTATGTACTTGAATATGGATTAGCGCCATCAACCGGAGGGCGTAGGGCTTTAACGTTTTTATTAAACCCCAATAAAAAAAGATACGTAGTAGCAGTTGCTATGGACCAGTTGGTTACCCAGGTAGTGATTTATGATTTATTGAACCGTGCCCAAAATGATATAGAAGTCATTACCATGCAGCCGGCCAATGATCAGGAATCGGTAAACGAATTGATTCAGCTGATCAAAAGACACATCGGCAATTCTGGAATTCCTTACGATCAATTATTAGGGGTGGGTATAGGAATGCCGGGATTTGTAAGTGCGGAGGAAGGGATAAACCATAGCTTTTTTAGAGTTAAAGGTGATGGAAATCTAAGAACTTATTTAAGTAAGGAAATTGGCTTGCCGGTTTTTATAGATAATGATTCGAGCCTTATTGCTTTGGCCGAGCTGAAATTTGGTATTGGCAAGGGGCACAAAGATGTGATGGTGGTAAACGTGGGGTGGGGTATCGGTTTAGGGATGATTATCAACGGGGCTATTTTTAGAGGGCATAGTGGTCATGCCGGCGAATTTAGTCATATCCCACTTTCCCAGAGTAATAAACTGTGTTCTTGTGGCAAGCGCGGATGTCTGGAAGTGGACACTTCTTTATTGGTACTGGTTGAAAAAGCCAAGTCGGAAATGGCAATGGGGGCCAGTTCAAGTATGGAGGTATTATTTCAGGATGAAAGCAAATTGCAGGGCGATCAATTCCTGGTGGCGGCAAAAAAAGGTGATCCACTGGCCGTATCTATACTTTCGGAGGCTTCTTTTTTGATTGGTAAAGGCTTGGCTACCCTTATACATATTATGAACCCTAAATTGATTGTGTTAAGTGGAAGAGGGGCCAAGGCAGGAAGAATTTTAATGGCCCCGATACAACAGGCCATCAACGAATTCTGTATTCCACGACTGGCAGCGCATACGGATATTAAAGTTTCAACATTAACAACAACACCCCAATTGATAGGAGCCGCTACGCTGGTACTGGAACATTGCCAGTTTTTCTAG